A window of Melospiza melodia melodia isolate bMelMel2 chromosome Z, bMelMel2.pri, whole genome shotgun sequence contains these coding sequences:
- the HEXB gene encoding beta-hexosaminidase subunit beta encodes MGRAMGLAGLLLGLVVVPAVLVSTSLRHGVPRNEAEPEPSGWELAADAVPEDSLWPLPQWVRTYPRQLQLAPSRFQLVHGAGSSAGPSCGLLQDAFRRYYEYIFGHSRRRTWGRWPLAARAEPELFQLQVVIEAGDPGCDRHPQLASSEAYHLTVTEPVAILKAPEVWGALRGLETFSQLVHEDDYGSFLVNESEINDFPRFPHRGVLLDTSRHYLPLKSILTNLDAMAFNKFNVLHWHIVDDQSFPYQSIYFPELSDKGAYSSNLIYTPTDVRLVIEYARLRGIRVIPEFDTPGHTQSWGKGQKDLLTPCYNGGHPTGSFGPVNPVWNTTYNFMTKFFKEISSVFPDEFIHLGGDEVDFSCWKSNPEVKEFMKKQGFGIDYAKLESYYVQNILDIVSSYKKGQMVWQEVFDHKAQLKPDTVVQVWMANNYARELSRVTGAGFTAVLSAPWYLDYISYGQDWKKYYSVEPLNFPGSEEQKKLLIGGEACLWGEFVDATNLTPRLWPRASAVGERLWSSSNVTNLQDAYNRLTNHRCRMLRRGIAAEPVFVGYCAHEARGP; translated from the exons atgggcagagccatggggttggctgggctgctgctggggctcgtCGTGGTCCCTGCCGTGCTGGTGAGCACCAGCCTCCGCCACGGCGTCCCGCGGAACGAGGCCGAGCCGGAGCCGTCCGGCTGGGAGCTGGCGGCAGACGCCGTCCCCGAGGACTCGCTGTGGCCGCTGCCGCAGTGGGTCCGCACGTATCCTCGCCAGCTGCAACTAGCGCCCAGCCGCTTCCAGCTGGTGCATGGCGCCGGCTCCTCGGCAGGACCGAGCTGCGGGCTGCTGCAGGACGCCTTCCGCAG GTACTATGAGTACATATTCGGGCATTCCCGGCGGCGGACGTGGGGCCGCTGGCCACTGGCTGCCCGAGCGGAGCCCGAGCTGTTCCAGCTGCAGGTGGTGATCGAGGCGGGGGACCCTGGCTGTGACAGGCACCCGCAGCTCGCCTCCAGCGAGGCCT atCATTTAACTGTAACTGAGCCTGTGGCTATACTGAAAGCTCCTGAGGTATGGGGTGCTTTAAGAG GTTTGGAAACCTTCAGCCAGTTGGTTCATGAAGATGACTATGGAAGT TTTCTTGTCAATGAATCTGAAATCAATGACTTCCCAAGATTTCCTCATAGAGGAGTCCTATTAGATACTTCAAGGCATTATTTACCATTGAAATCTATTCTTACAAACCTG GATGCCATGGCTTTTAATAAGTTCAATGTTCTCCACTGGCATATAGTAGATGATCAGTCCTTCCCTTACCAGAGCATTTATTTCCCTGAATTAAGTGATAAG GGGGCATACTCCTCTAATCTCATCTATACTCCTACTGATGTCCGTCTGGTGATTGAGTATGCCCGGTTAAGAGGCATCAGAGTTATCCCAGAGTTTGATACACCAGGACATACACAGTCTTGGGGAAAAG GTCAAAAAGATCTTCTCACTCCTTGTTACAATGGAGGACACCCAACTGGGTCCTTTGGACCTGTAAATCCTGTTTGGAATACAACTTACAACTTCATGACTAAGTTTTTTAAGGAGATCAGCAGTGTATTTCCAGATGAATTCATTCATTTGGGAGGAGATGAAGTGGACTTCAGTTGTTG GAAATCTAACCCTGAGGTGAAAGAGTTCATGAAGAAGCAAGGTTTTGGCATTGACTATGCTAAACTGGAATCTTACTATGTTCAGAA CATTTTGGACATTGTTTCCTCCTACAAAAAAGGACAAATGGTCTGGCAAGAAGTCTTTGATCACAAAGCACAA CTGAAACCGGACACCGTAGTTCAAGTGTGGATGGCAAATAACTACGCTCGTGAACTGAGTAGGGTCACAGGAGCTGGGTTCACTGCTGTTCTGTCAGCACCGTGGTACTTAGACTACATTAGTTATGGGCAAGACTGGAAGAAATACTACAGTGTTGAACCACTTAACTTCCCTG GATCTGAAGAACAGAAGAAACTTTTAATAGGTGGAGAAGCTTGCCTGTGGGGAGAATTCGTGGATGCAACTAACCTGACACCAAGATTATG GCCTCGAGCAAGTGCTGTTGGGGAAAGACTCTGGAGCAGCAGCAATGTGACCAACTTGCAGGATGCCTACAATAGGCTAACTAATCACCGATGCCGCATGCTCCG